One Vanessa cardui chromosome 14, ilVanCard2.1, whole genome shotgun sequence DNA segment encodes these proteins:
- the LOC124535393 gene encoding uncharacterized protein LOC124535393 translates to MSAGKTDRFNVAVGLHQRSTLSPYLFLLIMDALMADIHENAPWCMLFADDIVLVGEDGPQIQSRLEDWQQKLQNIGLKISRAKTEYMFYDFGDFSGPEAIALDGAALPVCSDFRYIGSLIQGYGEIDRTVKHRINTGWTKWRQDDVWQRIMEAGDVLRRPQIILG, encoded by the exons ATGTCTGCCGGCAAAACCGACCGGTTCAATGTGGCTGTAGGTTTGCACCAAAGGTCGACTCTAAGTCCTTACCTCTTCCTGCTGATTATGGACGCTTTAATGGCGGACATACATGAGAACGCACCCTGGTGCATGCTTTTTGCTGACGACATTGTACtggttggtgaagatggacctCAGATCCAGAGCAGATTGGAGGATTGGCAACAAAAACTGCAGAATATTGGCCTGAAAATCAGTAGAGCAAAGACTGAATATATGTTCTACGATTTCGGCGATTTCTCCGGTCCTGAAGCCATAGCGCTTGATGGCGCAGCCCTTCCAGTCTGCTCTGACTTTCGGTATATCGGTTCACTCATTCAAGGCTatggcgaaatagatcgaacggtgaagcacaggattaacacaggGTGGACgaaatggcggcag GATGACGTCTGGCAGAGAATTATGGAAGCAGGAGAcgtgctgcgccgaccccaaataatattgggataa